In the Octadecabacter sp. SW4 genome, one interval contains:
- the aroC gene encoding chorismate synthase yields MSMNSYGHLFRVTTWGESHGPALGATVDGCPPNVPLTAPMIQQWLDKRRPGLNKNTTQRQEPDAVEILSGVFDDKTTGTPIQLMIRNTDQRSRDYGDIADTFRPGHADITYHQKYGIRDYRGGGRSSARETASRVAAGGIARQAIAAIAPAVEIKGYMVQMGDKTIDRDRFDWATIDQNDFWCPDAQAAVEWEDYLQWLRKDDHNSVGAVIEVVARSVPAGIGAPVYAKLDTDLAAAMMSINAVKGVEIGEGMAAAALTGRDNADEIFMGPNGPEYSSNHAGGILGGISTGQNVVVRFAVKPTSSILSPRQSIRMDGTPYEVVTKGRHDPCVGIRAVPVGEAMMAAVILDHILLDRGQTGGIRGKIG; encoded by the coding sequence ATGTCGATGAACAGCTACGGACACCTATTTCGCGTGACTACCTGGGGCGAAAGCCACGGGCCTGCCCTTGGCGCGACAGTCGATGGTTGCCCGCCCAACGTGCCACTGACCGCGCCGATGATTCAGCAGTGGCTGGATAAACGTCGCCCCGGATTGAACAAAAACACAACCCAGCGCCAGGAACCCGATGCGGTCGAAATTCTGTCGGGTGTGTTTGACGACAAGACCACGGGAACACCGATCCAGCTGATGATCCGGAACACCGATCAGCGGTCGCGCGATTATGGTGACATTGCCGACACATTCCGCCCTGGGCACGCAGACATCACCTATCACCAGAAATACGGGATCAGGGACTATCGCGGCGGTGGCCGGTCCAGTGCGCGCGAAACCGCTTCGCGTGTCGCCGCGGGCGGGATTGCGCGTCAGGCGATTGCCGCGATCGCCCCCGCTGTCGAAATCAAGGGCTACATGGTGCAGATGGGCGACAAGACCATCGACCGCGACCGGTTTGATTGGGCCACAATCGACCAGAACGATTTTTGGTGCCCGGACGCGCAGGCCGCCGTCGAATGGGAAGACTACCTGCAATGGCTTCGCAAGGATGATCACAACAGCGTTGGTGCCGTGATCGAGGTTGTCGCGCGGAGCGTTCCAGCAGGCATCGGCGCGCCGGTTTATGCCAAGTTAGATACTGATCTGGCCGCCGCAATGATGAGCATCAACGCGGTCAAGGGCGTCGAAATTGGTGAAGGCATGGCCGCCGCCGCGTTGACGGGCCGCGATAACGCCGACGAGATTTTCATGGGGCCGAACGGGCCGGAGTATTCATCAAACCACGCCGGCGGCATCCTTGGCGGGATCAGCACCGGCCAAAACGTTGTCGTGCGCTTTGCTGTGAAACCGACCAGCAGTATCCTGTCGCCGCGCCAGTCAATCCGCATGGATGGCACCCCCTACGAAGTCGTGACCAAGGGCCGCCATGATCCCTGTGTTGGCATCCGCGCCGTGCCCGTGGGCGAGGCGATGATGGCAGCGGTGATCCTTGATCACATCCTGTTGGATCGCGGCCAGACCGGCGGCATCCGCGGCAAGATCGGCTAG
- a CDS encoding DMT family transporter — protein MDLRAIILGLAFALMWSSAFTSARVIVEYAPPLTTLALRFAISGGLGIGIALLLGQSARLSRRQWIGVLTFGIAQNALYLGLNFVAMQTVEASFAAIIASTMPLLVALVGWIGFGDRIRPLGMAGLVAGVLGVTLIMGARLQGGVDPFGALLCVIGVASLTVATLSVRGASSGGNLLMIVGLQMLVGSAVLWVPALALETLAFDWNWKLGVAFTYTVLVPGLAATYIWFLLVDRLGAVKAATFHFLNPFLGVATAAMLLGEKLGPLDVVGVLIIAAGILAVQLSRQGVKVV, from the coding sequence ATGGACCTGCGCGCGATTATTCTTGGGCTTGCATTTGCATTAATGTGGTCGTCGGCCTTTACCTCGGCGCGGGTCATCGTTGAATACGCGCCACCGCTCACGACGCTGGCCCTGCGGTTTGCGATATCTGGCGGATTGGGAATCGGGATTGCGCTGCTGTTGGGGCAGTCGGCGCGTCTGTCGCGGCGCCAATGGATTGGTGTGCTGACCTTTGGAATTGCGCAAAATGCCCTTTATCTGGGTCTGAATTTCGTGGCGATGCAGACGGTCGAAGCCTCGTTCGCGGCGATCATCGCCTCGACCATGCCCCTTCTTGTAGCGCTGGTTGGCTGGATCGGTTTTGGTGATCGTATCCGGCCGCTTGGCATGGCCGGACTGGTGGCTGGCGTTCTTGGCGTCACCTTGATCATGGGCGCAAGGTTGCAAGGCGGCGTCGACCCGTTTGGCGCACTGCTTTGCGTGATCGGTGTGGCTTCCCTGACCGTGGCAACCCTTTCAGTGCGCGGCGCGTCCTCGGGTGGCAACCTGTTGATGATCGTCGGCCTGCAGATGTTGGTGGGCAGTGCAGTGCTTTGGGTGCCAGCATTGGCCCTTGAAACCCTTGCGTTTGACTGGAACTGGAAACTGGGCGTGGCGTTCACGTACACTGTGTTGGTTCCGGGGTTGGCGGCCACATACATCTGGTTCTTGCTGGTCGACCGGCTCGGCGCGGTCAAAGCGGCGACATTCCATTTTCTCAACCCGTTTCTTGGGGTGGCCACTGCGGCGATGCTACTCGGGGAAAAGCTTGGCCCGCTTGACGTCGTCGGCGTGCTGATCATCGCCGCAGGCATTCTGGCGGTGCAACTGTCAAGACAGGGCGTAAAGGTCGTCTAG
- a CDS encoding HU family DNA-binding protein: MAKPMTKTQLVAALSEDMGTDKKSAAAALEAICGLITREVSGGGAVTLPGVGKIYCRERPERMVRNPATGEQIKKDADKVVKMTIAKALKDSVNG, from the coding sequence ATGGCAAAACCAATGACCAAGACGCAGCTTGTAGCTGCACTGTCCGAAGATATGGGCACCGACAAGAAATCCGCTGCTGCCGCTCTGGAAGCGATCTGCGGCCTGATCACACGTGAAGTGTCCGGCGGCGGTGCTGTCACCCTGCCCGGCGTTGGCAAAATCTACTGCCGCGAGCGCCCCGAGCGTATGGTCCGCAACCCTGCCACCGGTGAGCAGATCAAGAAAGACGCCGACAAGGTCGTGAAAATGACCATCGCCAAAGCGCTGAAAGACAGCGTGAACGGCTAA
- a CDS encoding AMP nucleosidase, with protein sequence MSADTTLPVVSPALATPEVYTDAKAAVARLIALYDEATEFLCASFTETLQSGQPASRYRAFYPEVRIRTTSFAVVDSRLSFGHVAQPGSYSATITRPRLFAKYLEQQIGLLIQNHNVPVEIGQSMTPMPVHFAVANEQDVSVPQEGAGDFTLRDVFDVPDLATTNDDIVNGLGFTFEDGSHPLAPFTAQRVDYSLARLSHYTATAPDHFQNHVLFTNYQFYVEEFEAYARHMLADKDSGYTSFVATGNVEITDPDAPLDVPAKMPQMPTYHLKRAGGAGITLVNIGVGPSNAKTATDHIAVLRPHAWLMVGHCAGLRNSQQLGDFVLAHAYLREDKVLDDDLPVWVPVPALAEIQIALETAVAKVTELEGFDLKRIMRTGTVASLDNRNWELRDQRGPVQRLSQSRAVALDMESATIAANGFRFRVPYGTLLCVSDKPLHGELKLPGMASDFYKTQVARHLMIGIRAMEHLREMPLERLHSRKLRSFEETAFL encoded by the coding sequence ATGAGCGCTGATACGACTCTGCCCGTAGTTTCGCCTGCACTGGCCACCCCCGAGGTCTATACCGATGCCAAGGCTGCGGTCGCGCGCTTGATTGCGCTTTATGACGAGGCAACCGAGTTTCTGTGCGCCTCGTTCACCGAAACCCTGCAATCCGGCCAGCCAGCCTCGCGATACCGCGCGTTCTACCCCGAGGTGCGTATTCGCACGACAAGTTTTGCGGTGGTCGATAGCCGGTTGTCATTTGGGCACGTGGCCCAGCCGGGTAGCTATTCCGCGACGATCACGCGCCCGCGCCTGTTCGCCAAATATCTTGAGCAGCAGATCGGCTTGCTGATCCAGAACCACAATGTGCCGGTTGAAATCGGGCAGTCGATGACACCGATGCCGGTGCATTTCGCCGTAGCGAACGAGCAAGACGTGTCAGTCCCTCAGGAAGGGGCGGGCGATTTCACATTGCGCGATGTGTTTGACGTGCCCGATTTGGCCACAACGAATGATGATATCGTCAACGGCCTTGGCTTTACCTTTGAGGACGGGTCACACCCGCTTGCGCCATTCACAGCACAGCGCGTCGACTATTCGCTGGCGCGGCTTTCGCATTACACAGCCACAGCGCCCGACCATTTCCAGAACCACGTGCTGTTCACCAACTACCAGTTCTATGTCGAGGAATTCGAAGCCTACGCCCGCCATATGCTGGCCGACAAGGACAGTGGTTATACTTCATTTGTGGCCACCGGAAATGTCGAGATCACCGATCCGGATGCGCCGCTTGATGTGCCCGCCAAGATGCCGCAAATGCCGACGTATCACCTGAAACGCGCTGGCGGGGCGGGGATCACGCTGGTCAATATCGGCGTTGGCCCGTCAAACGCGAAAACCGCAACAGATCATATCGCCGTGCTGCGGCCTCATGCCTGGTTGATGGTTGGCCATTGCGCGGGCCTGCGCAATTCGCAGCAATTGGGTGATTTCGTGCTCGCGCACGCCTACTTACGTGAAGACAAGGTTCTGGACGACGATCTGCCCGTTTGGGTGCCGGTGCCGGCCCTTGCAGAGATCCAGATTGCGTTGGAGACCGCCGTGGCCAAGGTCACCGAACTGGAAGGCTTTGATCTCAAGCGGATCATGCGGACTGGCACCGTGGCCAGCCTTGACAATCGCAACTGGGAACTGCGCGATCAACGCGGCCCTGTGCAGCGCCTCAGCCAAAGTCGTGCCGTGGCACTGGACATGGAAAGCGCGACAATCGCCGCAAACGGGTTCCGGTTTCGGGTGCCCTACGGAACGCTGCTTTGCGTCAGTGACAAGCCGCTGCATGGCGAATTGAAGCTACCCGGCATGGCCTCGGATTTCTACAAAACGCAAGTTGCGCGCCATTTGATGATCGGAATTAGGGCGATGGAACATCTGCGTGAAATGCCACTGGAACGGCTCCACAGCCGGAAGTTGCGCAGTTTTGAGGAGACAGCCTTCCTTTGA